A stretch of the Pogona vitticeps strain Pit_001003342236 chromosome 8, PviZW2.1, whole genome shotgun sequence genome encodes the following:
- the POU2AF3 gene encoding POU class 2 homeobox associating factor 3 yields FCFRLGLLPFWTRVLSLLCKTNSFLNPILPGKPKVYQGVRVKITVKELLQQRRAKQAVAEEAVSGEGCSSVQIAESFSPPSTAPFVDGGLESPSPAGCLQPWPFQNCLSCEEIPSYLEQLVESCMQTEPPLDASLGVVPGSLSCSPESYQPGLVCINQSLGPGSPDSSDPSGSFDCSYSSPQPPPYAPTSYSTPSPLEAKSCMYPSSEGIPFQSHDTQYHASPCCCTSCGSQHLDSFRVPEYFPYANTDCREYPPSVSVGDDCFGRDRHWDICYS; encoded by the exons TTTTgcttcaggcttggtttgctTCCATTTTGGACTCGAgttctttcccttctctgcaaAACCAACTCTTTTTTAAATCCCATCCTTCCAGGAAAGCCAAAGGTCTACCAAGGGGTCCGAGTCAAGATCACAGTGAAGGAGCTTCTGCAGCAGAGGAGAGCCAAGCAGGCGGTAGCAGAGGAAGCT GTTTCTGGAGAAGGCTGCAGCAGCGTCCAAATTGCGGagtctttctctcctccctctaCAG CCCCTTTTGTAGACGGAGGCCTTGAGTCCCCATCTCCTGCTGGCTGCTTGCAGCCGTGGCCTTTCCAGAACTGCCTGTCCTGCGAAGAGATCCCGAGTTATTTGGAACAACTGGTGGAATCCTGCATGCAGACCGAGCCACCTCTGGATGCCTCATTGGGTGTCGTCCCGGGCAGCTTATCTTGTTCGCCTGAGAGCTATCAACCTGGCCTCGTTTGCATCAACCAAAGCCTG GGACCTGGGTCCCCGGACTCTTCGGATCCTTCCGGCTCCTTCGATTGCAGCTACTCCTCACCGCAGCCACCTCCATATGCGCCCACCAGTTACAGCACCCCTTCGCCTCTGGAGGCCAAGAGCTGCATGTATCCATCATCAGAGGGAATCCCCTTCCAGTCGCATGACACGCAGTATCACGCCTCTCCTTGCTGCTGCACATCTTGCGGCTCCCAGCACTTGGACAGTTTCAGAGTCCCCGAATATTTCCCTTATGCAAACACGGACTGCAGGGAATACCCTCCGTCTGTCTCTGTGGGAGATGATTGCTTCGGAAGAGACAGGCACTGGGACATCTGTTATAGTTAA
- the POU2AF1 gene encoding POU domain class 2-associating factor 1 isoform X3 has product MHWEKSSAAEQLPPPRPYQGVRVKEPVKELLKRKRGGIQNANLAAAATTVFFPHQPLPPYSPTGQVCSELDFFPSPLPVMEDGSLYSGWLAQPSPASLQPLTQWAAYPDYTSHEAVACPYTTDMYVQPVGPSYTLVGTSSVLTYASQPLITNFAARPTSSPAVVSHLDMMDQQSPLSYFPWTQPVSALPAPSLQYQPAPTTLTAPQLVSLPLSVSESTPHDLEDARKEMSTLTIEKLLLQEENSGTYDLNSLPVEGL; this is encoded by the exons ATGCACTGGGAAAAAT CTTCTGCAGCTGAGCAACTGCCTCCACCGCGCCCCTACCAAGGCGTCCGCGTGAAAGAGCCGGTGAAGGAACTTCTCAAGAGGAAGCGCGGCGGCATTCAGAATGCGAACCTGGCGGCAGCGGCCACAACG gtgttttttccccatcagcCACTCCCACCCTACTCACCCACTG GCCAGGTCTGCAGCGAGCTGGACTTTTTCCCGTCTCCTCTGCCGGTGATGGAGGATGGATCGCTCTACTCCGGCTGGCTGGCCCAACCCTCGCCAGCCTCTCTCCAGCCCTTAACCCAGTGGGCTGCCTACCCGGATTATACATCGCACGAGGCCGTCGCCTGTCCTTATACGACCGACATGTACGTTCAGCCGGTGGGCCCCAGTTACACCCTCGTGGGAACTTCTTCGGTGCTGACTTACGCGTCCCAGCCACTGATCACAAACTTTGCG GCCAGGCCCACCTCCTCGCCGGCTGTTGTCTCCCACTTGGATATGATGGACCAACAATCTCCTCTGAGCTACTTCCCATGGACTCAGCCCGTATCAGCCCTTCCGGCACCTTCTTTACAGTACCAGCCAGCTCCGACCACCCTCACCGCCCCCCAGCTTGTGTCTCTTCCTCTTTCCGTCTCCGAATCCACCCCCCACGATCTGGAGGACGCGAGGAAGGAGATGAGCACGCTGACCATCGAGAAGCTGCTCCTTCAAGAGGAAAACAGCGGGACGTATGACTTGAACAGTCTCCCTGTTGAAGGACTTTAA
- the POU2AF1 gene encoding POU domain class 2-associating factor 1 isoform X1: MLLENGVKAAFHFSKCMSVFILLDGAASAAEQLPPPRPYQGVRVKEPVKELLKRKRGGIQNANLAAAATTVFFPHQPLPPYSPTGQVCSELDFFPSPLPVMEDGSLYSGWLAQPSPASLQPLTQWAAYPDYTSHEAVACPYTTDMYVQPVGPSYTLVGTSSVLTYASQPLITNFAARPTSSPAVVSHLDMMDQQSPLSYFPWTQPVSALPAPSLQYQPAPTTLTAPQLVSLPLSVSESTPHDLEDARKEMSTLTIEKLLLQEENSGTYDLNSLPVEGL, encoded by the exons ATGCTGTTAGAGAATGGAGTAAAAGCGGCTTTCCATTTTTCGAAATGCATGTCAGTTTTTATTCTATTGGATGGAGCAG CTTCTGCAGCTGAGCAACTGCCTCCACCGCGCCCCTACCAAGGCGTCCGCGTGAAAGAGCCGGTGAAGGAACTTCTCAAGAGGAAGCGCGGCGGCATTCAGAATGCGAACCTGGCGGCAGCGGCCACAACG gtgttttttccccatcagcCACTCCCACCCTACTCACCCACTG GCCAGGTCTGCAGCGAGCTGGACTTTTTCCCGTCTCCTCTGCCGGTGATGGAGGATGGATCGCTCTACTCCGGCTGGCTGGCCCAACCCTCGCCAGCCTCTCTCCAGCCCTTAACCCAGTGGGCTGCCTACCCGGATTATACATCGCACGAGGCCGTCGCCTGTCCTTATACGACCGACATGTACGTTCAGCCGGTGGGCCCCAGTTACACCCTCGTGGGAACTTCTTCGGTGCTGACTTACGCGTCCCAGCCACTGATCACAAACTTTGCG GCCAGGCCCACCTCCTCGCCGGCTGTTGTCTCCCACTTGGATATGATGGACCAACAATCTCCTCTGAGCTACTTCCCATGGACTCAGCCCGTATCAGCCCTTCCGGCACCTTCTTTACAGTACCAGCCAGCTCCGACCACCCTCACCGCCCCCCAGCTTGTGTCTCTTCCTCTTTCCGTCTCCGAATCCACCCCCCACGATCTGGAGGACGCGAGGAAGGAGATGAGCACGCTGACCATCGAGAAGCTGCTCCTTCAAGAGGAAAACAGCGGGACGTATGACTTGAACAGTCTCCCTGTTGAAGGACTTTAA
- the POU2AF1 gene encoding POU domain class 2-associating factor 1 isoform X2, which translates to MKADHKTKQAHLQIRKASAAEQLPPPRPYQGVRVKEPVKELLKRKRGGIQNANLAAAATTVFFPHQPLPPYSPTGQVCSELDFFPSPLPVMEDGSLYSGWLAQPSPASLQPLTQWAAYPDYTSHEAVACPYTTDMYVQPVGPSYTLVGTSSVLTYASQPLITNFAARPTSSPAVVSHLDMMDQQSPLSYFPWTQPVSALPAPSLQYQPAPTTLTAPQLVSLPLSVSESTPHDLEDARKEMSTLTIEKLLLQEENSGTYDLNSLPVEGL; encoded by the exons ATGAAGGccgatcacaaaacaaagcaagctcatCTGCAAATTAGGAAAG CTTCTGCAGCTGAGCAACTGCCTCCACCGCGCCCCTACCAAGGCGTCCGCGTGAAAGAGCCGGTGAAGGAACTTCTCAAGAGGAAGCGCGGCGGCATTCAGAATGCGAACCTGGCGGCAGCGGCCACAACG gtgttttttccccatcagcCACTCCCACCCTACTCACCCACTG GCCAGGTCTGCAGCGAGCTGGACTTTTTCCCGTCTCCTCTGCCGGTGATGGAGGATGGATCGCTCTACTCCGGCTGGCTGGCCCAACCCTCGCCAGCCTCTCTCCAGCCCTTAACCCAGTGGGCTGCCTACCCGGATTATACATCGCACGAGGCCGTCGCCTGTCCTTATACGACCGACATGTACGTTCAGCCGGTGGGCCCCAGTTACACCCTCGTGGGAACTTCTTCGGTGCTGACTTACGCGTCCCAGCCACTGATCACAAACTTTGCG GCCAGGCCCACCTCCTCGCCGGCTGTTGTCTCCCACTTGGATATGATGGACCAACAATCTCCTCTGAGCTACTTCCCATGGACTCAGCCCGTATCAGCCCTTCCGGCACCTTCTTTACAGTACCAGCCAGCTCCGACCACCCTCACCGCCCCCCAGCTTGTGTCTCTTCCTCTTTCCGTCTCCGAATCCACCCCCCACGATCTGGAGGACGCGAGGAAGGAGATGAGCACGCTGACCATCGAGAAGCTGCTCCTTCAAGAGGAAAACAGCGGGACGTATGACTTGAACAGTCTCCCTGTTGAAGGACTTTAA